From Mucilaginibacter rubeus, a single genomic window includes:
- a CDS encoding ABC transporter ATP-binding protein, which translates to MIITLQNIGRRFNRDWIFKGVDYTFTSGESYAILGPNGSGKSTLLQVLNGSLSPSVGKIDFANDGKAVEIDTVFTHLSLAAPYLELIEEFTMSEMVDFHFRFKSFKQGMDKAQLIELLNLPKSTNKLIKYFSSGMKQRLKLALAFCADTPMLMLDEPTSNLDTQGVDWYLGLVQQFAAGRLTIVCSNQEHEYGFCNHRLSIVDYKV; encoded by the coding sequence ATGATCATCACCCTCCAAAACATCGGCCGCCGCTTTAACCGCGACTGGATTTTCAAAGGGGTGGATTATACTTTTACCTCCGGCGAGTCTTATGCCATCCTTGGGCCCAATGGCTCCGGGAAATCAACTTTATTACAGGTTCTAAACGGCAGCCTTTCGCCTTCTGTTGGGAAGATTGATTTCGCCAATGATGGTAAAGCGGTTGAGATAGACACTGTATTTACTCATTTAAGCCTTGCTGCCCCTTATCTGGAGCTTATAGAGGAGTTTACCATGAGTGAGATGGTCGACTTCCATTTCAGGTTTAAAAGCTTTAAACAGGGGATGGATAAAGCCCAACTGATCGAACTGCTTAATTTGCCTAAAAGCACCAATAAACTTATTAAATACTTTTCGTCGGGTATGAAACAGCGCCTTAAGCTTGCCCTTGCTTTTTGTGCCGATACCCCCATGCTCATGCTTGATGAGCCAACCTCCAACCTGGATACCCAGGGTGTCGACTGGTACTTGGGTCTTGTCCAGCAATTTGCCGCCGGTCGCCTCACTATAGTATGCTCCAACCAGGAACATGAGTACGGCTTCTGTAATCACCGGCTGAGTATTGTGGATTATAAGGTTTAG
- a CDS encoding DUF1080 domain-containing protein, with translation MKKIMLGLMAIPAFCLSVSAQTKLFDGKTTKGWHTYLKKEVVGWKVVDGALQLDPKAAEGHGDLVTDGEYENYELTLEWNISKEGNSGIIFGVHEDPQFGATYLTGMEMQVLDNKEAEDNKKANHLAGSLYDMIAPSKDVCKPAGEWNKVKLRKKDGQITFWLNGTQIVDVKIGSDEWNKVLADSKFKNWKGFAQYPKGHIALQDHGHLVSYRNIKLKEL, from the coding sequence ATGAAAAAGATCATGCTTGGCCTTATGGCCATCCCAGCCTTTTGCCTGTCGGTATCGGCGCAGACCAAACTTTTCGACGGGAAAACCACCAAGGGCTGGCACACCTACTTAAAAAAAGAGGTAGTAGGCTGGAAAGTTGTTGACGGTGCTTTACAACTCGATCCTAAAGCAGCAGAAGGCCATGGCGACCTGGTTACCGACGGCGAATACGAAAACTACGAACTTACCTTAGAGTGGAACATCAGCAAAGAAGGTAACAGCGGTATCATTTTCGGCGTGCATGAAGACCCTCAATTTGGCGCAACCTACCTAACCGGTATGGAAATGCAGGTATTGGATAACAAAGAGGCCGAAGACAACAAAAAAGCAAACCACCTTGCAGGCTCATTATACGATATGATTGCCCCATCAAAAGATGTATGCAAACCTGCCGGCGAATGGAACAAAGTAAAGCTGCGCAAAAAAGATGGCCAGATTACTTTTTGGCTTAACGGCACCCAGATTGTTGATGTAAAAATTGGCAGCGACGAATGGAACAAAGTATTGGCTGACAGCAAATTCAAAAACTGGAAAGGTTTTGCTCAATATCCTAAAGGCCACATCGCTTTACAGGATCATGGTCACCTGGTTAGCTACCGTAACATTAAACTTAAAGAGCTTTAA
- a CDS encoding GMC family oxidoreductase, protein MSDLQIKKSSATYDVVIVGSGAGGGMAGYVLANAGIKVLMLEAGAYFDPAKDSQQLKWPWESPRRGAGTTRPFGDFDAAFGGWQIDGEPYTTKDKTEFFWFRSRMLGGRTNHWGRISLRMGPRDFQAKDGLTDDWPITYDDVKPYYDKVDRMIGVYGTKEGLENEPDGIFLPPPKPRLNELYIVQGAQKAGVKIIPGRGSVLTEALPGNKDRGACFFCGQCGRSCKVYGDFSASSCLVIPAIKTGNLKVITNAMVREVITNAEGLAVGVSYINKEDLQEYQVNAKTVILGASAGESARILLNSKSAQHPGGLANSSGVVGRYLHDSTGSSAGGFLPQLVDRKRYNEDGVGSVHIYSPWWLDNKKLDFPRGYHIEYGGGLHMPSYGFSGGIQNMNGVVPGRDGKMKDGGGYGASLKDDYRRFYGTQFGMAGRGTAIARYDNYCEIDPNVVDKYGIPVLRFHYKWAPEEIKQAKHMQETFQEIMHNMGGAIYGPPQGPETNYGLEAPGKIIHEVGTIRMGNDPKKSALNKWCQAHDCKNLFVVDAAPFVQQGDKNATWTILALSMRTAEYIIQERKKLNV, encoded by the coding sequence ATGAGCGATCTGCAAATTAAAAAATCATCAGCCACCTATGACGTGGTGATTGTTGGTTCGGGTGCCGGTGGGGGTATGGCCGGTTACGTTTTGGCCAATGCCGGTATAAAAGTTTTAATGCTTGAGGCCGGTGCCTACTTTGACCCTGCTAAAGATTCACAACAATTAAAATGGCCATGGGAATCACCACGCCGCGGCGCGGGAACAACCCGTCCGTTTGGCGATTTTGACGCGGCCTTTGGCGGCTGGCAAATTGATGGTGAGCCTTACACCACTAAAGATAAAACCGAGTTTTTCTGGTTCCGCTCGCGTATGCTGGGCGGTCGTACCAATCACTGGGGCCGTATCTCATTAAGGATGGGCCCGCGCGATTTTCAGGCCAAAGATGGCCTTACCGACGATTGGCCAATCACCTATGACGATGTAAAACCTTATTATGATAAGGTTGACCGCATGATTGGTGTTTACGGTACCAAAGAAGGTTTGGAAAACGAGCCGGATGGTATCTTCTTACCTCCGCCAAAACCAAGACTTAATGAGCTGTACATTGTACAGGGTGCTCAAAAAGCAGGTGTTAAAATTATTCCGGGCCGTGGTTCGGTTTTAACAGAAGCTTTACCGGGCAATAAAGATCGTGGCGCCTGTTTCTTCTGCGGTCAGTGCGGTCGCAGTTGTAAGGTTTATGGCGATTTCTCGGCTTCTTCTTGCCTTGTTATCCCGGCTATTAAAACCGGTAACTTAAAAGTGATCACCAATGCCATGGTGCGCGAGGTGATAACCAATGCCGAAGGTTTGGCTGTTGGTGTATCATACATTAATAAAGAAGATTTGCAGGAATACCAGGTTAACGCCAAAACGGTTATCCTCGGTGCAAGCGCGGGCGAATCTGCCAGGATCCTGCTTAACTCAAAATCGGCTCAGCATCCGGGCGGTTTAGCTAACAGCAGCGGTGTTGTTGGCCGTTACCTGCATGACTCAACCGGTTCAAGTGCGGGCGGTTTCCTTCCGCAACTGGTAGACCGTAAACGTTACAACGAAGATGGTGTTGGTAGTGTGCATATCTACTCGCCATGGTGGCTGGATAATAAAAAACTGGACTTCCCTCGTGGTTACCATATTGAATACGGCGGTGGTTTACACATGCCATCATACGGTTTCAGCGGCGGTATCCAAAATATGAACGGTGTAGTGCCCGGTCGCGATGGTAAAATGAAAGATGGCGGTGGTTATGGTGCATCATTGAAAGACGATTATCGTCGTTTTTATGGTACCCAGTTTGGCATGGCCGGTCGTGGTACTGCCATTGCCCGTTATGATAACTATTGCGAAATTGATCCTAACGTGGTTGATAAATACGGTATCCCGGTATTGCGTTTCCATTATAAATGGGCTCCTGAAGAAATTAAACAGGCCAAGCACATGCAGGAAACCTTCCAGGAGATTATGCATAATATGGGTGGAGCCATTTACGGTCCGCCGCAAGGCCCGGAAACCAATTACGGTTTGGAAGCCCCAGGTAAGATCATCCACGAAGTTGGTACTATCCGTATGGGTAACGATCCTAAAAAATCGGCCCTTAACAAATGGTGCCAGGCGCATGATTGTAAAAACCTGTTTGTAGTTGATGCAGCTCCTTTTGTTCAACAGGGCGATAAAAACGCTACATGGACAATCCTTGCGTTATCAATGCGTACTGCAGAATACATTATTCAGGAAAGAAAAAAACTAAACGTTTAA
- a CDS encoding HD domain-containing protein, which translates to MNKKKIINDPVYGFISIPTELIFDLISHPYFQRLRYIKQLGMTHLVYPGALHTRFHHALGAMYLMDTALETLRSKGHQISAEEEEAVTIAILLHDIGHGPFSHALENTIIDGIAHEDISSMLMNKLNARFEGKLTMAIDIFNDTYPRKFLHQLVSSQLDMDRLDYLNRDSFFTGVSEGVISSERIIKMLNVKNDHVVVDEKGIYSIEKFLIARRLMYWQVYLHKTVIAGEEVLTKIFRRGRELISQGENLFATPALMHFLKNRISLDAFMNEDRHLETFACLDDTDIMASVKVWAYHPDLVLSQLCKNLVQRNLFRVEITNDCPDEAFVEQLRQKAVQKYGISYEDAAAYFVFTTSIRNNAYNQNDGNICILMKNGQVKDIAEASDNSNLVALAKTVKKYILCYNKELLNS; encoded by the coding sequence CCTTATATCCCATCCATACTTTCAGCGGTTACGTTATATCAAACAATTGGGCATGACCCACCTGGTTTATCCCGGCGCGCTGCATACCCGTTTCCATCATGCATTAGGGGCAATGTACCTGATGGATACGGCACTCGAAACATTAAGAAGCAAAGGCCACCAGATCTCGGCCGAAGAGGAAGAAGCCGTAACGATTGCCATACTGCTGCATGATATAGGTCACGGCCCATTTTCGCACGCTTTGGAAAATACCATAATTGATGGCATAGCCCATGAGGATATTTCATCAATGCTGATGAATAAGCTTAACGCGAGGTTTGAAGGTAAGCTCACCATGGCTATTGATATTTTTAATGATACCTATCCGCGTAAATTTTTGCACCAATTGGTATCCAGCCAGCTGGATATGGACAGGTTGGATTACCTTAACCGCGATAGTTTCTTTACCGGGGTATCCGAAGGTGTGATCAGCTCCGAGCGTATCATCAAAATGCTTAATGTTAAAAACGACCACGTGGTGGTTGATGAAAAAGGCATTTATTCGATAGAAAAATTTCTGATTGCCCGCAGGCTGATGTACTGGCAGGTTTATCTGCATAAAACAGTAATAGCAGGAGAGGAGGTACTCACAAAAATTTTCAGGCGTGGCCGGGAGCTGATATCGCAGGGCGAAAACCTGTTCGCGACACCGGCGTTGATGCATTTTTTAAAGAACCGCATCAGCCTCGATGCTTTCATGAATGAAGATCGCCACCTGGAAACTTTTGCCTGTTTGGATGATACCGATATTATGGCCTCGGTAAAAGTGTGGGCCTATCATCCGGACCTGGTACTTTCCCAGCTCTGCAAAAACCTGGTACAGCGTAATCTCTTCAGGGTTGAAATCACTAATGATTGCCCGGACGAAGCCTTTGTTGAACAGCTTCGCCAAAAAGCGGTGCAAAAATATGGTATAAGTTATGAGGATGCCGCGGCGTACTTTGTGTTCACCACATCCATCCGTAATAATGCTTACAACCAGAACGATGGCAACATTTGCATATTAATGAAAAATGGCCAGGTAAAGGATATTGCCGAAGCCAGCGATAACTCAAACCTGGTTGCTTTAGCTAAAACAGTGAAAAAATATATTCTTTGCTATAATAAGGAGTTGCTTAACAGTTAG
- a CDS encoding gluconate 2-dehydrogenase subunit 3 family protein: protein MNRRDSLKALGFTTLSAGLLLEACKTDTKKGAEETTTAAAGDETGRQPFEVERDKKLHADKFFTAAEMATITVLADIIIPKDDKSGSASDAKVPDFIEFIVKDIPDHQTPMRGGLRWLDLQCLNRFGKPFTDCTKDQQIQLVDMIAYPAKAKPEMAQGVAFFNRMRDLTASGFFTSEIGVKDIGYAGNQPGKWTGVPEDILKHYGMENVKASASM, encoded by the coding sequence ATGAACAGACGTGATTCCCTTAAAGCATTAGGCTTTACCACACTTTCGGCAGGATTATTACTGGAGGCCTGTAAAACCGATACCAAAAAAGGCGCTGAAGAAACAACCACCGCTGCAGCGGGTGACGAAACCGGTCGCCAGCCGTTTGAGGTTGAGCGTGACAAAAAACTGCACGCCGATAAATTCTTTACCGCCGCAGAAATGGCTACCATCACCGTACTTGCCGATATTATTATCCCTAAAGATGATAAATCGGGCAGTGCCTCTGATGCTAAAGTGCCCGATTTCATCGAGTTTATCGTAAAAGATATTCCGGATCATCAAACACCAATGCGCGGCGGCTTACGCTGGCTGGACTTGCAGTGCCTTAACCGCTTCGGCAAGCCATTTACCGACTGCACCAAAGATCAGCAGATTCAATTGGTTGATATGATCGCTTACCCAGCTAAAGCTAAGCCAGAAATGGCCCAGGGCGTAGCTTTCTTCAACCGCATGCGTGACCTTACCGCATCTGGCTTTTTCACCAGCGAAATTGGCGTAAAAGATATTGGTTATGCAGGTAACCAACCCGGCAAATGGACAGGTGTTCCTGAGGATATCCTGAAACATTACGGCATGGAAAACGTGAAAGCATCGGCTTCGATGTAG
- the hisS gene encoding histidine--tRNA ligase, with protein MASIKPSVPKGTRDFSPAEMVKRNYIFDTIKSVFRKYGYQQIETPTMENSSTLMGKYGEEGDKLIFKVLNSGDYLAKVDEQKLIERNSNSVAVAISEKALRYDLTVPFARYVVQHQNEITFPFKRFQVQPVWRADRPQRGRYREFYQCDADVVGSDSLLNEAEFIMIYDEALTNLGLKDFSIKINNRKILSGIAQVIDKADNIIDLTVAIDKLDKIGLDGVIKELLEKGFTDADVDKLKPVILLEGNNTEKLASLREALAQSEIGLKGCDEIETVFGYIERCPLQTAKLELDITLARGLNYYTGAIFEVKTNEVNMGSIGGGGRYDDLTGMFGLKGLTGAGISFGADRIYDVLEELNLFPAGSNQITRVLICNFDEEGELYSLPLLQALRRNNINTELYPAGAKIKKQMEYANNKNIPYVVVVGGDEMQTGLLTFKDMTSGVQEKLTADEIVAKLNRDLGGLED; from the coding sequence ATGGCATCCATTAAACCATCTGTACCCAAAGGCACCCGCGATTTTTCACCGGCCGAAATGGTGAAACGCAACTATATTTTTGATACTATTAAATCTGTTTTTCGCAAATACGGCTATCAGCAGATAGAAACACCGACCATGGAAAATTCATCAACCTTAATGGGGAAATATGGTGAAGAGGGTGATAAACTGATATTTAAAGTGCTTAACAGTGGTGATTATCTTGCCAAAGTTGATGAGCAAAAACTTATTGAGCGTAACTCAAATTCTGTTGCGGTTGCTATTTCTGAAAAAGCCCTGCGCTACGACCTTACCGTGCCCTTCGCACGTTATGTAGTGCAGCACCAAAATGAGATCACCTTTCCGTTTAAACGTTTCCAGGTGCAGCCGGTTTGGCGTGCCGACAGGCCTCAGCGCGGCCGTTACCGCGAGTTTTATCAGTGCGATGCGGATGTGGTTGGTTCCGATTCATTATTGAACGAGGCGGAGTTTATTATGATCTATGACGAGGCTTTAACCAATCTTGGCCTTAAAGATTTTAGCATTAAGATTAATAATAGAAAAATACTATCCGGAATTGCGCAGGTTATAGACAAAGCTGATAATATTATTGATTTGACCGTAGCTATTGACAAGCTGGACAAGATAGGCCTTGATGGTGTGATTAAGGAGCTGCTTGAAAAAGGCTTTACGGATGCGGATGTCGATAAATTGAAACCTGTAATCCTACTTGAAGGTAATAATACTGAAAAGCTGGCAAGTCTTAGGGAGGCATTAGCTCAATCAGAGATCGGCTTAAAAGGCTGTGACGAAATAGAAACTGTTTTTGGCTATATAGAGCGTTGCCCGCTGCAAACTGCCAAGCTTGAATTAGATATTACGCTTGCCCGTGGTTTGAACTATTATACCGGCGCTATCTTTGAGGTGAAAACTAACGAAGTGAATATGGGCAGCATCGGCGGTGGCGGTCGTTATGATGATCTTACAGGTATGTTTGGTTTAAAAGGACTTACAGGTGCGGGAATTTCCTTTGGTGCCGACAGGATTTATGATGTACTGGAGGAGCTTAACCTGTTCCCTGCGGGCAGCAACCAAATTACCCGGGTGCTTATATGTAATTTCGATGAAGAAGGTGAACTTTATAGTCTGCCTCTATTACAGGCGCTTCGCCGCAATAATATCAACACCGAGCTTTATCCGGCGGGCGCGAAAATCAAAAAGCAAATGGAATATGCCAACAACAAAAACATCCCTTATGTGGTAGTTGTCGGCGGCGATGAAATGCAAACCGGCTTATTGACATTCAAAGATATGACCAGCGGTGTACAGGAAAAATTAACCGCGGATGAGATTGTGGCGAAACTGAACCGGGATTTGGGGGGATTAGAGGATTAA
- the efp gene encoding elongation factor P → MAKASDVKNGNVLRFNGELVQVEEFLHRTPGNLRAFYQARMRNVKSGKLVEYRFRTDEEVDIARVETNDYQYLYDEGDSLVVMDNVTYDQHNVPKALFGPAVKFLKEGMNVIVAFESEEPIMGSIPGSAELEITYTEPAVKGDTSSGAMKNATVETGAEIRVPLFINIGDKVKVDTATGAYVERVKG, encoded by the coding sequence ATGGCTAAGGCATCAGATGTTAAAAATGGAAATGTACTTCGCTTCAATGGCGAATTAGTTCAGGTAGAAGAGTTTTTACACCGTACCCCGGGCAACTTACGCGCGTTTTATCAGGCCCGTATGCGCAACGTTAAATCAGGTAAATTGGTTGAATACCGTTTCCGTACAGATGAAGAGGTTGACATAGCCCGCGTTGAAACCAACGATTATCAGTATTTATATGACGAAGGTGATTCATTAGTAGTAATGGACAACGTTACCTACGATCAGCATAACGTGCCAAAAGCATTATTTGGCCCGGCAGTTAAATTTTTAAAAGAAGGAATGAACGTAATTGTTGCCTTTGAAAGCGAAGAGCCTATCATGGGTTCAATCCCAGGTTCTGCGGAATTGGAAATTACTTATACAGAACCAGCCGTTAAAGGCGATACTTCAAGCGGTGCCATGAAAAACGCTACAGTTGAAACCGGCGCGGAGATCCGTGTACCATTGTTCATCAATATTGGCGATAAGGTTAAGGTAGATACTGCTACCGGCGCTTACGTTGAGCGCGTGAAAGGTTAG
- the lpxA gene encoding acyl-ACP--UDP-N-acetylglucosamine O-acyltransferase, translating into MIQPLAYIHPQAKIADNVVIEPFVTIHKDVEIGEGTWIGSNSVIMDGARIGKNCRIFPGAVVSAPPQDLKYKGEQSTVTIGDNTTIRECVTLNRGTALDKNTTTIGSNCLLMAYVHVAHDCVIGDNVIVANAVQLAGHITVYDYAFIGGSSAVHQFVEIGAHSMISGGSLVRKDVPPYTKAGREPLSYVGINSVGLRRRGFSAATIAEIQEIYRIIFLKKYNVTKALDIIEAEFTPSVERDEIINFLQNSQRGIMKGFGNT; encoded by the coding sequence ATGATCCAGCCATTAGCATATATCCACCCACAGGCTAAAATTGCCGACAATGTGGTAATTGAACCCTTCGTTACCATCCACAAGGATGTTGAAATTGGCGAAGGTACCTGGATCGGCTCCAACTCCGTAATTATGGACGGTGCCCGGATAGGTAAAAACTGCCGTATTTTCCCCGGCGCGGTAGTATCTGCACCGCCACAGGATTTAAAATACAAAGGCGAGCAAAGCACCGTAACCATAGGCGATAATACCACCATCCGCGAGTGTGTTACTCTTAACCGCGGTACCGCGCTTGATAAAAACACTACCACAATTGGCAGCAATTGCTTACTGATGGCTTATGTGCACGTAGCACACGATTGTGTTATTGGCGATAACGTTATTGTTGCCAACGCGGTGCAGCTGGCCGGTCATATTACAGTTTATGATTATGCGTTTATCGGTGGTTCATCTGCAGTACACCAGTTTGTTGAGATTGGAGCACACAGCATGATCTCGGGAGGCTCTCTGGTACGTAAAGATGTGCCTCCGTATACCAAGGCCGGTCGCGAGCCATTATCTTATGTAGGTATCAATTCTGTAGGTCTACGCCGCAGGGGCTTTTCGGCGGCTACAATAGCTGAGATCCAGGAGATCTACCGGATCATATTCCTTAAAAAATATAACGTAACCAAAGCGCTTGATATCATCGAGGCGGAGTTTACCCCAAGCGTGGAACGCGATGAGATCATCAACTTCCTGCAAAACTCGCAACGCGGTATCATGAAAGGTTTTGGGAATACTTAA
- the lpxD gene encoding UDP-3-O-(3-hydroxymyristoyl)glucosamine N-acyltransferase, with product MQFTAHDISLLLNGTVEGDSSATVSQLAKIEDASLGSLSFLANPKYEQFLYTTNASIVIVNNDQQLTGPVKATLIRVENAYSSFTILLEKYNTFRLDKKGIEQPSFIHPTAQVGAGAYVGAFAYIGQNATIGDNCKIYPNVNVGDNVTLGNNVTLFAGATVYFDCVIGNNVIVHSGAVIGSDGFGFAPNPDGTYTKIAQIGNVILEDDVEVGSNTTIDRATMGSTIVRKGAKIDNLIQIAHNVEIGANTVIAAQSGISGSTKIGERVVIGGQVGFAGHLNIANGSQFSAQTGVNGSITEEGKVWGGTPYMPYKDYLRAHAKLRKLPELDRKVYELEKLIEELRKGKASE from the coding sequence ATGCAATTTACCGCTCATGATATAAGTTTACTGCTCAACGGAACTGTTGAAGGCGATTCTTCGGCAACTGTTAGCCAGCTTGCCAAGATAGAGGACGCCAGCCTAGGCAGTCTTTCTTTTTTGGCCAACCCTAAGTATGAGCAATTTTTGTACACTACCAATGCCTCCATTGTTATTGTTAATAACGATCAGCAATTAACAGGCCCGGTAAAGGCTACGCTTATCAGGGTTGAGAACGCGTACAGCTCATTCACCATTCTGCTTGAAAAGTATAACACCTTCAGGCTTGATAAAAAAGGTATTGAGCAGCCAAGCTTTATCCATCCAACCGCGCAGGTTGGGGCGGGGGCATATGTTGGCGCTTTTGCTTATATCGGCCAAAATGCAACCATCGGCGATAATTGCAAGATCTATCCTAACGTTAATGTTGGCGATAATGTAACCCTTGGCAATAATGTAACCCTGTTTGCAGGCGCTACAGTTTATTTTGACTGTGTAATCGGCAACAATGTGATTGTACACTCGGGCGCGGTAATTGGCAGCGATGGCTTTGGCTTTGCACCTAATCCGGATGGTACATATACCAAAATTGCACAGATTGGTAATGTAATTTTGGAGGATGATGTTGAAGTGGGTTCAAACACCACTATAGATAGGGCAACCATGGGCTCAACCATAGTACGCAAAGGTGCTAAAATTGACAACCTGATCCAGATAGCGCACAATGTTGAAATTGGCGCAAATACCGTAATTGCAGCGCAATCCGGCATATCGGGCAGTACTAAAATTGGCGAAAGAGTTGTTATAGGCGGCCAGGTAGGTTTTGCAGGGCATCTAAACATAGCCAACGGGTCTCAGTTTTCGGCCCAGACAGGCGTAAACGGCTCTATCACAGAAGAGGGTAAGGTATGGGGCGGTACACCATATATGCCATATAAAGACTACCTTCGTGCCCACGCTAAGCTGCGAAAGCTGCCGGAGCTTGACCGTAAGGTTTACGAGCTTGAAAAATTGATTGAAGAACTACGTAAAGGCAAGGCGAGCGAATAG
- a CDS encoding bifunctional UDP-3-O-[3-hydroxymyristoyl] N-acetylglucosamine deacetylase/3-hydroxyacyl-ACP dehydratase, with protein MNVKQRTIKAPVSVSGTGLHTGQSVTMTFNPAPENHGYKFRRVDIPGAPIIDADVDNVSDTSRGTSISQNGATVNTVEHVLAALVGLEVDNVLIDLDGPETPIMDGSSIQFVDVITETGLVEQDADREYYHIPYNIHYSETDRKVEMVAMPLDDYRFTCMVDYNSQVLGSQHASISTISEFKKEIASCRTFCFLHELEMLLKHDLIKGGDLNNAIVVVDKDVDEEELNHLAKLFNRKDISVAPQGILNNIELRHQNEPARHKLLDMIGDLALVGVPLKGHIMAARPGHAANVAFAKKIKALIKKEKSRKQVKTYDLNAKPLFDTVDIMGMLPHRQPFLMIDKILELTKNHVVGCKNVTINEEFFKGHFPGAPIFPGVLQIEGMVQTGGILVLNTVPDPQNYLTLFLKIENARFKSKVVPGDTIIYICDLTAPIRRGIATMKGVGMVGDRVVVEAELMAQIVKVKETEA; from the coding sequence ATGAACGTTAAACAAAGAACTATTAAAGCGCCGGTTTCGGTATCAGGAACAGGCTTGCACACCGGACAAAGCGTTACAATGACCTTTAATCCTGCCCCTGAAAACCACGGTTATAAATTCAGGAGGGTTGATATCCCCGGTGCTCCAATTATTGATGCCGATGTTGATAACGTAAGCGATACATCCCGCGGAACCTCTATCAGCCAAAACGGTGCTACTGTAAATACAGTTGAACACGTACTTGCCGCTTTGGTTGGCCTTGAAGTTGATAACGTACTGATTGACCTCGATGGCCCCGAAACACCGATCATGGATGGCAGCTCGATTCAGTTTGTTGACGTAATTACCGAAACAGGCCTTGTTGAACAGGATGCCGATCGTGAATATTACCACATCCCATATAACATTCACTACTCTGAAACCGACCGTAAAGTGGAAATGGTGGCTATGCCATTAGATGATTACCGCTTTACCTGTATGGTTGATTATAACTCGCAGGTGTTGGGTAGCCAGCATGCCAGCATCTCAACCATCAGCGAGTTCAAAAAAGAAATTGCCTCATGCCGTACCTTCTGCTTTTTGCATGAGTTGGAAATGTTGCTAAAGCACGACCTGATCAAAGGCGGTGATTTGAATAACGCCATCGTGGTTGTTGATAAGGATGTTGATGAAGAAGAACTTAATCACCTGGCCAAGCTGTTTAACCGTAAGGATATCAGCGTTGCCCCGCAGGGTATTTTAAATAACATTGAACTTCGCCATCAAAATGAGCCGGCACGCCACAAGCTACTGGATATGATTGGCGATTTGGCCTTAGTTGGTGTTCCGCTTAAAGGCCATATCATGGCTGCAAGGCCGGGCCACGCGGCTAACGTAGCCTTCGCTAAAAAAATCAAAGCTTTAATCAAGAAAGAAAAAAGCCGCAAGCAGGTTAAAACTTATGATCTGAATGCCAAACCTCTTTTTGATACCGTTGATATTATGGGGATGCTGCCTCACCGCCAACCGTTCCTGATGATCGACAAGATTCTGGAGCTTACCAAAAACCATGTTGTTGGCTGTAAAAACGTAACCATTAACGAAGAATTTTTCAAAGGGCACTTTCCAGGTGCACCAATTTTCCCGGGTGTATTGCAAATTGAAGGCATGGTTCAAACTGGCGGCATCCTGGTATTAAATACCGTTCCCGATCCGCAAAATTACCTTACCCTGTTCCTGAAAATTGAGAACGCGCGCTTTAAAAGCAAGGTTGTACCCGGCGATACCATTATTTACATATGTGATCTTACAGCCCCAATCCGCCGTGGTATAGCTACCATGAAAGGCGTTGGTATGGTAGGCGACCGTGTTGTTGTTGAAGCCGAACTGATGGCTCAAATTGTTAAAGTAAAAGAAACAGAAGCATGA